ACGTCGCGCGCCGTCTCCCGCAGCAGCGCACCCACCTCGCGGATCACCTCGTCGCCCGTGAGGTGCCCGTACTCGTCGTTGATGTGCTTGAAGTGGTCGACGTCGATCGCGAGCACCGCGATGTTCTTCTTGGCGCGCACCGCGCGCGAGACCTCGCGCTCGGCGAGCTGGTTGAGCCCGCGCCGGTTGAAGCAGCCCGAGAGCGGATCGGTGAGCACGATCGTCTCGAGGTGCGAGCGCATCTTGTTGTACGCGCGCCCGATCACCGTGACCGGGTCGGGCATCTGGTCGGCGCCTTCGTCATAGCGCGCCGAGAAGTCGCCGTCCTGCGCCTTGGTGAAGACCTGCACCAGGCTGCGCATCCGCTGCGCCACGTGTCCCTGCAGCCCGACGTAGACGAGCACGCCGATGGCGTAGAGCGCGAGGGTCCAGAGCTCCTCGGGCGGAGAGGTCGCGGCGCCGGCGTCCGCCGCGAGCGCGATGAGCCCCGTGTAGCCGATCCCGACGAAGAGCAGGTTCGCGACCGTCACCGTCCAGCCGAAGAAGAGCTGCGTGAGCTGGACGGTGAAGATCGAGACGATGAGCGCGCGGTCGTAGTGCTCGGGCGGCGTCATGAGCGCCACCGCCGTGAAGAGCGAGACCATGTCGCTCGCGATCGCCGCGACCGCCAGCCCGCGCGATGCCCGACCGGCGCGCCGCAGGTGCCAGACGAGCACGCGGTGCAGCAGCAGGTAGGCGACGATGAGCGCCAGCACCCAGAGCAGGGCCGGGCGCAACCCGATCCGCTCGACGAACACCGAGTCCGACGAGATCACGCCGAACCACTTCAGCGTGATGGTCGAGAAGCCGACGAGCGAGATGAAGACCGCGCGATAGCGCCCCTGCCAGAGCAGGATCTCGGCGTTCGCCTGTTCCTCGGCCTGATGCGCGGCGACGGGGTCTTGCAGGGCGAGCTCGGACGGTGGACGGGAGGTGGACGACGAGGGGGGCGCCTCTAATGAGACACCCCCCTGACAGATTGGCAAGAGCCTCTGTCCGCCCCCTGTGCGGTGTCGCGGAACTGGACGAAGCTAGAACCGCGCCTCGAGCGAGACGTCGAACCGCGTCTGCAATCGCGGATAGAGGCCGCGCGCCAGGTCCATGCGGATCATCCCATCGAGGAAGCTCGCCCCCACCCCCACGCCGCTCATCGGTCGCCCGGTCTGGCTCCAAGCGTCGCGCGAGCCGGCCCAACCGAGGTCGCCGAAGAGCACCGGACGCACGGCGGCGTTGTTGGTGCCGAGTTCGACGCGCGTGAGCCAGAAGGCGGTGCCGTAGCCCGTCCCCGCCGTCTGGCCGCGCACGCTCTGGAGCCCGCCGAGGAAGAAGTGGCGCTGCGCCGGCGCGTCGCCGACGATGTGGCCGGCCGCCCCCGTCACCGACGCGGCGAGCGGACCGAGCCCGCGCGAGACGGTGGTCTCGAGGAAGAGGCGTCCGTACTCGGTCGCGCCGTTCGCCGCCCAGGGATCGACGGCCGCGCCCTCGAGCCGCAGGTCGGCACTCAGGCGCCAGCCCTGTGGATCGAGCCCGCGGCTGCCGCGCCAGGTGAGGCCCGCTCCGAAGAGCGACCCGCGGTCAGCGGCGACGTTGCCGAGGAAGCGGTCGTCATGGGCGCCGCCGGTGAGCGAGAAGCGCGTCGCCACCGGCGCCTCCCACTGCTCCTCGGCAAAGACGCGCCAGACGAACCCGTTCCCGTTGGTCCGCTTTCCCGCGAGCTCCCCGCCCCAGGTGCGGTGGTAGAACCCCTCGTCGCGCCCGTAGACGAACGAGTTGAACGACGCCCCGAAGGAGAGCGGCGATCCGAAGTCGCCGCTCGAGACGAGACGACGATAGGCGGTCGCGCGGAGCTCGCGACGCCCGTTGCTGCGCGAGACCGAGAGCTCGCCATTGAGCTGCTTGTCGGCGATCGAGCCGCGGCCGGTGAGCGCCACGACGTATCCCCTGCCCAGTTGCGACGTCACGACGGCCCCGGTGCCGAGCCCTTCGACGCGATTGTAGCGCGTCTCGTTCAGGCCCCAGGCGATGGTCGGCGCACGCGGCGCCCAGGCCGGCTGCAACCCGAAGTCGAGCGCCTGCATCAGCTCGGCGCGATCGGCGGCACCGAAGAGCTCCTCGCCCTCGTCGTAGATCGACGGCGGCAGCTCGGACGACGACGCGAGGCGCTTGGGGTCGCAGGGGACCTCGATCGCGAGCGGCAGGGTCCCGTTGTAGCGCTGATGGTACTCGACGAAGCTCCCGCTCGTGTCGCACTGCCGCTTGCGCTCGGCGCGTTGCGCCGAGTCGCGCGAGGCGTAGAAGTGCTTCATCGCCTCGCTCCGCGCGGTGGAATCGACACCGGCGGTCTTGAGACTGTCCTCGAACTCGCTCCCGCGCTTCCACGCCGGGGGCGGGATCGCGACGAGCGAGTCGATCGCGTTCACGCTCTCGTAGCGGTAGCGCTCCTCGATCTTGAACGGCACGCGCATGAAGCTCACGCGCGCGTACCCCTCGGCGCCCTGCGTGCGGGGGAGCCAGAAGCGCTGGTTGAGCAGGCCGTACTCGATGGTGACCGCGGTGATCTCGGCCTTCATCGGCGAGAGGAATCCCCGCACGGCCCAGGGCACGTCGTCGCGCGCCGTGGAGTCCTCCTCCTCGACCGTCTCCCAGATGTCCATCGGCGCGGAGAAGCGCATGACCGCGCGCACCAGGTGCGCGTCGTCCGTCTCGAACCAGAACGACCCGACGACGAGGTTCCACCGCGCCTCGCGCGGCGTGACGAGGATCTCGCGCAGGGTGATCCGCTTCCCGTCGGGGAGCGTCATGACCACCGAGTCACCCGAGGAGAAGTGGAAGTACGCTTCGGACCCTTCGGCGACGGGATGGATGAGCATCGAGCGTCCCTCGTCCTCTGAGTCGGTGGTGCCGATCATCTCGAAGAGCCAGAGCTCGTCCTTCCCCGGGTAGTAAGGGATCGCCATCATGTCCGACGCCTCGTCCATCATGTCCTGCTCCATCTCCGCCTCGGCTTCCTTGAAGCCGGCGACGATGGGCACCGCGGAACGGGCGCCGAGGACCTCGACGCGGGCGCCCGTGGCGCGATGCCAGCGGACGTGGGAGGCGTTCTCGGAGCGGAAGATCAGGCGGTCGCGCGCCGTCTCGCGGAGGGCCATGCCGGCGGAGACGCGCTGGTAGCTCTTCACGTCGTACGAGAGGAGCGTCGAGTCCTGCTCGAGGCGGGCGGCGCGGGCGCGCAGGAGCAGTTCGCGCGCGGCGGCGTCCTTGAAGGCGGTGCGCCGGTGCTCATCGGTGACCTCGATCCGCATGCGCGGCGGCCGGACACCGACCGAGGCGGACCCGCCTGACCGGTTCACGTCGACGTTCACCTGCACCTGCAGCGCGACGGCCAGCATTCCCAGCACGATCATCGACCACTCCAGCGAGGACGGGACAACGAGCCGGCCCCCGACGCGGGACGCCGGGGCCGTTCAGGTGTGCTGCAGGTTCTACGGTTGGGGAGGGGGTGGGGTTTCCTTCGCGTCCTTCGCGGCGGCCGCGCGTGCCTCCTCCTCGCGGGCGGTCCGGATGGCCTCGGCCCGCGTCCGCCGCGCGAACCGCTCCCCGCTCCAGCGCGCGTCCGCGTTGCGGTCCGCGTCCTCGCGCACCGCCATGGGGATCATGAGCGCCGCCACCAGCGCCGGCGCGAGCAGCAACGCCGCGCCGCCCGGGAAGCGCGGCCGTCCGGTCCCGCCCACCACGCCGACTCGGGCCGCGAGCCGCTCGGCGTTCCGCTGTACCCAGACCGTCGCGACGATGACGGCGATGCCGAGCGCGGCGAGCACGATCGGGAAGGCCGGCGAGTCCCGGAAGACCGAGGCCGCGAGCCAGAAGACGTACCCCGTGAACCAGAGCATCCCGAGCACCACATGGACGAACCGGCGCATGAGGAGCGCGTACGCGAAGGCGACCACGGCGCCCGCCGGCAGGAGGTGCTTGTAGAACTCCTCCGAGCCGACCACCTGCAATGTCGCGGTGAGTGCGGCGACGACCGACACGAAATGCAGCCAGAAGGCGATGTCGAGGTCGTCCGACTGGCGCCGCTCCGCGGTGTACGCGGCGGCGGCGGTGAAGCTCGCGCCGATGGCCCACACCCATCCCTGCGTGCCGTAGCCCATGGGGCTCGCGCCGAGCGCATCCACGAGATGGAAGAGGAGACGCAGGGAGAGCGCGGCCACCGGCAGCACGAGCGGGGCGAAGCGCGTGCGCCGCAGCGCGAGGAGCGCCGCGGCGATGGTCACGAGCTCGACGAGGAGCTCCTCGCCGCGACAGGCGAGGAGGTCGAAGTCGCTCGTGTGGCAGCCGTCGAACGGCACCCGCGCGAAGAGCCCGAGCAGCTCGTTGAGGGCGATCGTGGCGACGGGGACGGTCCCGACCGCGAGGAGCATCGCGAGCCCAGACGCCGTCGTGAAGCCCTCGCGGGCGAGGCGCTGCGAGACGACGACGAGGATGACGCCATAGAGCACCGCGGTCGCGAGCGCCCCGCCGGGACCGAGCCACTCCCACCGGTCGGCGAGGAACCAGCCCATCGCGGCGACGACGGTGATGGCGCCGAGCACGTAGCCGATCGTCGCGGCGTCGATCGCGCGCGGCGGGCGTGGCGCGCGTTCGCCATGCGCGGGGGCGATCGCCCGGATCGCCTGGGCCTGCTGCTCGGTGATGATCCCGAGCGCGACGGCCGCCTCGAGTCGTCGGTCGTTCCGTTCCATGCGCCTCCGTACGGTGGTCCCGTGCCGCGCGTGTCGCGCCCCCATTGCCCCGCGCGCCCGGGGATCATCCATTTCCCGCATGTCGACGACCGCCCCCCACGAGCCCGGCGACCTCTCGCCCGAGGAGTTCGAACGCCACGCGACCCAGCTCGCCCGCTGGATCGCCGAGTACCTGCGCTCCCCTGAACGGTATCCCGTGCTCTCGCGGCTGGCACCGGGGGAGTTCCGCAAGGGAATCCCCGCCACGGCCCCCGCGCAGGGCGAGTCGCTCGACACCATCCTCGCGGATCTCGACCGGATCGTGATGCCGGGCGTCACGCACTGGAACCATCCCGCCTTCTTCGCCTACTTCGCGAACACCGCATCGGTCCCCGGGATCCTGGGCGAGCTCGTCATCGCGGCGCTCAACCAGGTGGGCATCCTCTGGCGCACCTCGCCGGCGCTGGCCGAGCTGGAGCAGGTCACCACCGACTGGCTGCGCGATGCGATGGGACTCCCCGGCGACTGGTTCGGGATGCTGACCGATACCGCCTCGGTCTCCACGTTGCAGGCGCTCGCGGCGGCGCGGGAGCGTGACCCGGCGCTCGAGATCCGCCACAAGGGGATGGCCGGCCGCCCCGAGCTGCCGCGGCTCCGCATCTATTGCTCGGAGCATGCGCACTCGAGCGTGGACAAGGCGGCGATCACGCTCGGATTCGGCGCGGAGAACGTGGTGCGGCTCCCGAGCGACGGCGCGTACCGGATGCGCGTGGACGCACTCGAGGCGGCGATCGCCGCGGACCGTGCGGCCGGGTATCGACCGCTCGCCGTGGTCGCGACGATCGGCACGACGTCCACGACGAGCGTCGACCCGGTGGAGGCGATCGCGACCGTCTGCGCGCGCGAGGGGATGTGGCTCCATGTCGATGCGGCGTACGCCGGCGTGCTCGCGATGGTCCCCGAGTACCGGCACCACTTCGGAGGACTCGACCGCGCGGACTCGCTGGTGGTGAACGCGCACAAGTGGCTCTTCACGCCGATGGATTGCTCGGTGCTCTGGACGCGGCATCCGGCGTTGCTCAAGCGGACCTTCAGTCTTACGCCGGCGTACCTGGAGACCGCGGAGCAGGAAGTGGCGCTCTCGCAGTCCGACTACTCCTTCCAGCTGGGGCGACGCTTCCGGGCGCTCAAGCTCTGGTTCGTGATCCGCGCGTTCGGGACGGACGGGCTCCAGGAGCGGCTGCGCTTCCATTGTGGTCTGGCCCGAACGCTGGCCGGCTGGATCGAGGGGGAGGCGGGGTGGGAGGTCGTGGCCCCGGTCCCGATGTCGGTCGTCTGCTTCCGGCACCGGCCGGCGGGGACGACCGACGAGGTGGCGCTGGAGCGGCACAACGCGTCGATCCTCGAGCGGGTCAACGCGAGCGGCACCGTCTTCCTCTCCCATACGAAGCTGGGGGGGCGGTACGTGCTCCGGATGGCGATCGGCAACATCCGTACGCGGGAGGCGCACGTGGCCGAGGCGTGGCGACTGCTTCGGGAGGCTGCCGGTGTCACCGCGTGACGGGCCCGGGCGGGCATTCTGGCCGTCGTCGGCTCGCCCCTTAACGTTCAATCGAGTCCGGCATCCAACCGGGTGAACCGCGGCGGCTCCCACCCTGCCACGCGACAACCGGCGTCACACGCCACAGAGGAGTCCACACGATGCTTCGGAAGTTCATCGCCCCCGCCTTGGTCGCCACCCTCGTCCTCGCTGCCTGCGATCAGGCGAGCACGGAGCCCGCGGCCACCCAGACCGATGAGGATTACGCGCTCGTGATGTTCGGCGAGGCCGGGTCCTCGCTCGAAGGCACGATGGGCAGCCAGCCGGCGACGCGGCCGTTCGATGGCCGCACGTTCCGGCGTCCCTTCCCCGACTCGATCGCGCTGAGCCAGACGCAGATCGACTCGATCGCCGCGTTGCGCGCGGCGTTCCGTGCGGCGCATGCCGCGCAGATCGATTCGCTGAAGGCGATCTTCGAGCAGGCGCGTGCGGCGAAGGAGGCCGGCGCGACGCGTGAGGAGATCCGGGCGATCCTCGCGACGGGCCGTCCGCTCGCGATCGCGCTCCGCGTGGACGTGGTCGACCTGCACTACGCCGTCTGGCAGGTCTACACGCCGGCCCAGAAGGCCTGGATCGTCTCGCACCGTCCGCGTCGCCCCCCTACGCCGATGGCGGGGCCGAACACGCCGGCGGGACCGTGATCCTGCGGGCCTCGGGGACTGAACGGATCACCCAGAAGCCACAGCGCTGACGGCGGTTCACGAGAGGCGGATGACAGAAGGGCGGAGAGCGCCAAGCGCCCTCCGCCCTTCTCTGTGTCCGCTGTGCCCTCTGTGGTGAAGCTGGTCCGCAGGAGCAGCGCCCCGGACTACTCGCGCGTGGGCACCGCGTACTCGCCGGTCTTGGGCCGCTCCGGGAAGCTGAAGAACCCGCTGACCCAGATCCGCATCTCGTCCATGATCTCGTAGACGGTCGGGATGACGAGGAGCGTGAGGAAGGTCGAGGTGATGGTGCCGCCGATGATCGCGCGGCCGAGCGGGGCTCGGAAGTCGGCACCCTCGCCGATACCGAGGGCGACGGGGATCATGCCGGCGATGAGCGCGAGCGTCGTCATCATGATCGGCCGCAGGCGCACGCGGCCGGCCTCGATGATCGCCGTCCGGCGGTCCATCCCCTGCTCCTGCCCCCACTTGGCGAAGTCGATGAGCAGGATCGCGTTCTTCGCGACGATGCCCATGAGCAGGATCACGCCGATCATCGACATGATGTTGAGCGTGTCGTTCGTGATCAGCAGCGCGAGCACCACGCCGATGAGCGAGAGCGGCAGCGAGATGAGGATCGCGATGGGTTCGAGGAACGAGCCGAACTGCATCACGAGGATGAGGTACATGAGGAGGAGCGCGATGCCGAGCGCGGCGAGGATGTCGCCGAAGACCTGCGCCTGGTCGCGCGCCTCGCCGCCGAACGACGAGCGCACCCCGGCCGGGAGGTTCAGCTTCTGCACCTCGGCGGTGAGCGCACTGGTGACCTCGCCGAGCGAGCGGCCCTCGACGTTGGCCTGCACGACGATGACGTTGTCGCGGTCCAGGTGCGAGATCTTCGCCGGGCCGATGCCCTGCGTGACCGTCGCGAGTTGCCCGAGGGGCAGCATCGTCATCCGCCCGCCGGGCTGACCGACGGCGATGGGGAGGCGCTCGATGTCGCCGACACGCGTGCGCGCGGACGGGGCGAGGCGGACGCGGACCTTCCGGTTCTCGCCCGACGGATCGATCCAGTCGCCCGCGTCGACGCCGGCGAAGGCGGGGCGCAGCGACTGCGCGATCTGCCCCACCGAGACGCCGAGCGACCCGGCGAGCGCACGGTTGAGCGCGATCTCGAGCTCCGGCTTCTGCCCCTTGGTGGAAAGCGAGACATCCACCGCGCCGGGGATCGCGCGGAGGCGCGCCATCACGGTGTCGGCGACGGCCTGCAGCTGCCGCGCGTCGTTGCCGCGCAGCTCGAGCTGGATCTGCTTGATGGCGCCGCCGAAGCCGTTGGTGAAGACGGCGACGGTCGCCCCGCCGATCTGCTTGACCTCCTGCCGGATGGTCCCGCCGAAGACCTCCTGCGAGATGCTCCGCGTCGCCTTGGGCGTCATGCGCACGTAGACCGTCGCGACGTCCACGGCGCCGAGCGCCTCGGACGGGTCCATGCCGCCGCCGGCGCCGATGGTCGTGAAGGTGTAGCGGACCTCGGGATGCGCCCGCGCGATCCGCGCCGCCTCCTCCGCCTTGAGCCGCGTGTAGTCGAGGTTCGAACCCGGCGGGGTCTCCACCTGGATCGTGAACTCGGAGTTGTCGGTGATCGGCACGAAGCCGAAGCCGCCGTAGTTCGCCTGCAGCCAGATCGCGCCGACCATGCTGAACGTCGCGAGCAGGACGACCGCGAGGCGGTTGTCGAGCGCCCAGCCGATGACCTTGGTGTAGCGCAGCGCCATCCGGTCGAACCAGGCGTTGAACGTCACGAGCTTGCGCGAGATCCAGCTGCGATGCTCGTGCGACTCGAGTTCCGGGTCCGGCCAGTACGCCGAGAGCATCGGGTCGAGCGAGAACGAGACGAAGAGCGAGACGAGCACCGCGCAGGCGATCGTGAGCGCGAAGGGCTTGAACCACTGCCCCGAGAGCCCGTACATGAATCCGATCGGCACGAAGACCGCGACGATCGAGAAGGTCGTCG
This window of the Gemmatimonadota bacterium genome carries:
- a CDS encoding diguanylate cyclase, yielding MPICQGGVSLEAPPSSSTSRPPSELALQDPVAAHQAEEQANAEILLWQGRYRAVFISLVGFSTITLKWFGVISSDSVFVERIGLRPALLWVLALIVAYLLLHRVLVWHLRRAGRASRGLAVAAIASDMVSLFTAVALMTPPEHYDRALIVSIFTVQLTQLFFGWTVTVANLLFVGIGYTGLIALAADAGAATSPPEELWTLALYAIGVLVYVGLQGHVAQRMRSLVQVFTKAQDGDFSARYDEGADQMPDPVTVIGRAYNKMRSHLETIVLTDPLSGCFNRRGLNQLAEREVSRAVRAKKNIAVLAIDVDHFKHINDEYGHLTGDEVIREVGALLRETARDVDVVARIGGEEFTILAPDSNDEGALILAERVMQAFRQHQFRSLPPERRITTSVGVAAAPARDDEVAKTLLARADEALYVAKRNGRDRAVVWHAGMRAFDGAAHGRARHSTPSMIRAVE
- a CDS encoding amino acid decarboxylase yields the protein MSTTAPHEPGDLSPEEFERHATQLARWIAEYLRSPERYPVLSRLAPGEFRKGIPATAPAQGESLDTILADLDRIVMPGVTHWNHPAFFAYFANTASVPGILGELVIAALNQVGILWRTSPALAELEQVTTDWLRDAMGLPGDWFGMLTDTASVSTLQALAAARERDPALEIRHKGMAGRPELPRLRIYCSEHAHSSVDKAAITLGFGAENVVRLPSDGAYRMRVDALEAAIAADRAAGYRPLAVVATIGTTSTTSVDPVEAIATVCAREGMWLHVDAAYAGVLAMVPEYRHHFGGLDRADSLVVNAHKWLFTPMDCSVLWTRHPALLKRTFSLTPAYLETAEQEVALSQSDYSFQLGRRFRALKLWFVIRAFGTDGLQERLRFHCGLARTLAGWIEGEAGWEVVAPVPMSVVCFRHRPAGTTDEVALERHNASILERVNASGTVFLSHTKLGGRYVLRMAIGNIRTREAHVAEAWRLLREAAGVTA
- a CDS encoding efflux RND transporter permease subunit codes for the protein MFISDFAIKRPLITIVSMVALVVFGLFALFQLETDEFPDVQQPIINVAIPYPGASPDVVEREVLDRVEEAVSGISGVDRISGAAQDGFANVTVFFVFEKDLQQASQDIRDKISSIRSDLPVEMKEPILTRFDPADQPIVQLSLNSSTLDAAALTRIADPGLTRVLRGIPGVAEAVVVGGVERELTVEIRPAAMEAAGITVAEVVGALQSQNLAVPVGRLNGAIDERAIRLKGKLETPEDFLRLVVAQRGGRAIRLGEVADARDGTAEMRTAAIYNGKDAVGIMIKKAKGYSTTEVSTRVLEGVEELRPTLPAGTTIDVIQDRGERVTASVANVQSTLIEGALLTVLVVFLFLNSWRSTVITGLALPISVLAAFVAVWGFGFTLNTMSLLGLSLAIGILIDDAIVVRENIVRHVEMGKDHFKAAHEGTDEIGLAVAATTFSIVAVFVPIGFMYGLSGQWFKPFALTIACAVLVSLFVSFSLDPMLSAYWPDPELESHEHRSWISRKLVTFNAWFDRMALRYTKVIGWALDNRLAVVLLATFSMVGAIWLQANYGGFGFVPITDNSEFTIQVETPPGSNLDYTRLKAEEAARIARAHPEVRYTFTTIGAGGGMDPSEALGAVDVATVYVRMTPKATRSISQEVFGGTIRQEVKQIGGATVAVFTNGFGGAIKQIQLELRGNDARQLQAVADTVMARLRAIPGAVDVSLSTKGQKPELEIALNRALAGSLGVSVGQIAQSLRPAFAGVDAGDWIDPSGENRKVRVRLAPSARTRVGDIERLPIAVGQPGGRMTMLPLGQLATVTQGIGPAKISHLDRDNVIVVQANVEGRSLGEVTSALTAEVQKLNLPAGVRSSFGGEARDQAQVFGDILAALGIALLLMYLILVMQFGSFLEPIAILISLPLSLIGVVLALLITNDTLNIMSMIGVILLMGIVAKNAILLIDFAKWGQEQGMDRRTAIIEAGRVRLRPIMMTTLALIAGMIPVALGIGEGADFRAPLGRAIIGGTITSTFLTLLVIPTVYEIMDEMRIWVSGFFSFPERPKTGEYAVPTRE